The Alnus glutinosa chromosome 1, dhAlnGlut1.1, whole genome shotgun sequence region AAACATAAGATGCTCTTTGGATGCATAACATTTATTAATTTGTATAGATTAACCTATAAATGGTCTGGATGATGATAATAACGACAGAACAATTTGCATGTATTACTGTTAgcttttattcatttctttttattttttattttttattaatatacatTCAGAGTTTCAAAATGCATGTTGTAGTAAAATTCCAGGCCACAACTCCAGTTTTGCCTATCCATCTACAGTTATCACAGTCTGATGATCAACAATCTGGGTCCAATTCAACCAAGAAGCCCAACCTTACTACAGCCAAAAATGTTGTAGATATCTTTGCTCCAGCTCCCCTTAGAAAGGGGCCCACCATGGCAGCAGTAGTAACAATGGATTGAAAAGGAAAGATAGCTGCTACACTCAGTAACAAGCACCAGTAGCATTAGGCAATATTGTTTACTGGTTGAGCAGTGAGCTGTTCAGGTCTGACTACCAAGATGCTTGAAGTTCTCTATATTAACTAAAATTAGaatcaatactttaaaataACTTTGCAATAAAAACACCATctattccatccaaaattacTAAGTTATACACACATCCGTCATTATGGATGTGCCCCATGAACCAATTTTGAttgaaaatatatcataaacCATGAATATATACATGTGCAAGTAACAGATGTATCCCATAGATTTACATATGCAAGTTTAGATTGCCATCTCAAATATCTTGTCTGCTTACCTATAGTTTGGATCCCAATCTCCAGGATCAGGAAGTGAGAGGCCAGCCTCAGGCTTGTCATTAGCTGCTCCTGCAGTTGGCGCATATTGCACATTAGGTCGAAGTGTATATGAACCCGGCATGCTCTGAATGGCAGAGTAACCAGCAGAGATTCCACTGCCTCCTCGATGCTGCTTCCAGCTTGCAGTATTGGAATTTGACTGCAGATGTTTTGGTGAAGCACCAAGCATTTGAGAATTTCCTTCGGCTTGCGTAGAGCTGGAGGCATCACTAAATTGCCCTTGCCAATGAGAAGATGACGGGCTCTCTTGAGATTGAGAATTTCCAGGATACCAACCTTTTCTTCTATTCATCTGGCTAACAGCAGCCATCTTTCCTAAAGGTGATCCATGACTGCCTCTGGCTGGAGAGGTTGGACCATAATGTCCAGGAGAGCCAGCAGAAACTTGACTATAGGAGCTTGGTGGAGTATGTTGTGAGGGGCTAGTGCCAAGAGGCAGTGGCGCAAAATTTCCTGCTGAGGGACTTATACCAAGTCCATTTCCGTGTGGATATTGCATAACCCTTCTTCTTGCATCAGGACTACTTCCCAGCATTGAGACATTGCCCTGTGGATGCATGCTCATCCCAGATGGACCAACAGGGGAATAATATGCAAACATATTACTACCATCTCCATAACTTCCATAACTGCTTCCAAGCCCTGTACTATCATTATAGCTACCGTAACTTCCAACACTGCCATAACTGTTGCCATGTGGATACGGCACCATCTGAAAGTGTGGGCTGTTATGAGGAGCAACTCTGTTCCTGCCTGGAATCTACATGAAAGTACATGCCCTTCAGTGAGAGAATAATGTGGTAAAGGCTGTATAAGACATGACGACTAAACAACCtccaataattaaaataatggcACAAGTAAAGGGACATCAAGCTCACATTAGGAGAGAGACCAGCAGCAAACCAATGCCCTCCACCTGGGTTATGGTCGACCTTGAGATTTTGAGCAACAGGCTAAACACACAGAcagatacacacacacacatggacAAGGAGAAGTACTAGTTAGATGTGTATAATCACACTTGTAATCCAGCAAATACCCAAGGATGCTAAAAAAAGTGGAACAAGTAAAAACTAATGTGATATTGTTTACAATGTAGAAGGATTActcaaaaaaagataaaagaaaaaagaaatgtaaaGCGTAGAAGGACATCAAGAGCAATCACATAGGAAATATAAGACTAGAGTCTATTGAAAAGTCCTTTGCATGAGTTGTAGAGCATTGAAAATAGAGAATTGAATAACAATTAGATTGATTTACAATGGTAACAACTCGGGTTTAAGTTTCATGTATCAATGCCGATAGCTCATACAAGTTAACTTACCACACGAGGGGTCTCTGGGGGAGGTTTGTATGGGCATGTAAAAGGTTCCCCTGTGACAAAAGGGTGCTTTGAAGCCTGCACGAGTGTAcatttcaaattccaatttcaCAGATTGAACTTCAGATTCATGCCAGCAGAAATCAAGTATAATAGATGGAAAAAGTGTGACAGTTCAAGCGAAATTCAATAACCTGAAAAGGCGACCACCGTTTAGCAGGATCAAACTCAACAAGTCCCCTCAAGAAATCGATCAAAGCTAATCGTAATTGACTCTCTGTTACAAGTTCAAGACAAGAAAGCCATTAGTGACATCTTCAAGAGCTAGTAGCAACATTTGGCAAAAATGCTGGTGTCTGCTACTTCAGACATAGAAAAATAGATTTCTAACCTTTTATAATATCTTCCTGATGCAAGTTCTTTCTACAAGGATAGCTTCTGACAATTGCTTCAAGATCCATATGTTTGAAATACTCTTTTCCAATCACTGGCTTTTTCATCTCTCTCTGAACAGAAACCAGCAACCACAACCAACAAAATAGAATCACAACAAAAGCAGAATATCtttcttgggggggggggggggggggggggggtggacaGAAAAAGGAAGATTACACCATCGTAATTCTTTATCAGACTAAGTTAGACAGATTTACAAGATTTGTTCATCTCTgatattcattattatttttgggtaagtttgataatcattattttcacttctattttaattttcttcttacctattttttgttttttttatataagtatttGAAATTCATTAAAACCAGAGGGCGCACCCAATTATACAAGAATTATACTAGAGAAACACCTAATCAGAAAACGAAATAGCAAAAAAGTcatgaaaactaaaaatatgagaataataCGAAGAATACAAAATCAGCCACCTAAAAAACATTAATATGAACACTTACAGCTTCATATTCTTCTTCTGTTAATGCTTGGTAAGGACTTCTGCCATTTGTTGAAACTTCACCATGCTCTATATTGTGGACACTCCCAATGCACTTAAAAAACTTACTTGTGTTTTTTGCCTCCTTTAGTACATAATCCGGGGGTTGTCCTCTACAAAAtgtcaacaattttttttttttttttttataagtaatgtatATTCGATCAAAGCACAGAGGtgcacaaccctagtacacagggagtatacaaaagaaccccCTAAAtcatagagaaagaagaacataatTCTAACTCAGAAAAATTAGAAGCAAATGCACTATGTCATGACACTCTCCATATATACAGGGTGGGTAGCATCATCGTCTTCAATTCTAACAATCCATTTTCACAATCGACAAAGCTCCTTGCATTCCGctctctccaaagacaccacatcaAATACAAAGGAGCCAACCTCCATATGTTCAAAACATTACGGTTGCCCAATTgtcccctccaactccccaacaaaTCGCTCACCTTGCAAGGCATAACCCAATCAATGCCAAACAACTGAAAAATCGCACTCCACAACTTTGTGACAACCTCACAATGAAAGGTTGTTTGCTGTTTGAATCAATTTCACCGAAATACAACAAATAATGGGTAACGACTGATGAAACAATCTATACAAAAATTTCCAACCAATTTAAGGACACCAATAACCAAAAAACTCAAACTTGCGTTTTTTAATCAAGATAGGTTTTTGTCCCCAGCTATTCCGATTAACTGTAGTGCCATTGAGGCCAAACTAGAATCAAGATGGGTTGAACAGCCCTAGAAAGAGGCTTGGCAAACCAACTTAATGCCAGCGCTGGCAAAATGACATCAACAAAGCTTGGCTGGCTGACTAACACCCATAAATGGCCAAATTGAATCTTAAGAAGAGATTTCAGACAATCTCCTTTTATGGAGAAtgacattttataaaaataaaaaaggaagatgttttgattaaggaaGAAGATGACATTACAATGTAATAGACATAACCAACACTAAGGGGAAATGATAGATGAGAATGGTCTACTATGTATACGCaaaaattttagataaaaaagGCCATTCATTGTTAACTGATATCTGAACCTGCCTGAGGAACACGAGGCTGGCAATAGTATAGATCTCATGGCACAAATGAATAGATCCACAAGGTCCACCAGAGCCCGTTCAAACATAAAATCAGACTAGAATCCTAACCTTGAAGAATAGGACTTGAAACTCTGGATTTGCACTCTTTGAGCCAAGTAATAAGCCACAAAGTAAGCTATAGTAGAACGCCTTCTTGGTCCTTACAAATACACTGCTACCAGTATAAGCTTGATTATTAAGGGAGGAAAGGATCATAATCAGCTTGACGCGTATGAGAGGAGGGAGGATCTAAACTATCTGATGACATATGCATGGGTTTTAAAGGACCTGAGCTGAACAATCTCTAACAATGTTTGACataaaaactccaaattgactccGCATGAGAATCAAGCAACTCCACTCCATCCCAACGTTATAATTGCAGAACAAAAGCATCCTAAAGCATCCTCTTTTAcatttctccctctctctctttcaaatgCTTCTAGGACTAAACCCATACAAGACTTTATGGTGTTCATGGGTTTAGTCTTGTCTGCTGTTTGACTAAATTTGCAGTCATATTTGCCCTATGCTTCTAgaagaaaatttttaaatgcTTATGAAAGAAAATGTGAAAGGAAAGAGAGGAAAGTGGGAATTTGGAAACTTTCCAGTGCTTGATTCTCTAGCTTTAGTGGCTGGCAATACACATGCCACGCATTTAGAGTAGAATTTGGTGTAGGGAAAAGCCTACTACTGTCCACAAGATAAGGTAttctacttaaaaaaatttagtgttATAAAAAATGGCTTCTGCAGCAtttcgttctttctttcttttgataagtaacttCTGCAGCATTTCCTAATTGTACATGATAACAAACAGCTTTcctatttataattaattctatcaattttttttaaccacACAAACAACTAAGAAAACATAACAGAAAGCAAAGAATCCAAGGCATTGGAATTAAAAATCCCAGATCAAGCAAAGTACATTGATGCCTAGAtcaattttttgataattaaacaCAATTCATTATAAAACACAaaaggcgcaacccaagtacatgcgaaatatacaaaagaaaaccctagctaataggaaaaaaaaaaaaaagattcaagaaaacaTGAAAGCTAGTGACAAATTAAACGcatataattatttattgatCACCAACAAAAAGAGAAGGGCATACCCAAGTATTTGAATCATTCGACTGAGGAGATCGAATTCCGAAGCTCCTGGGAATAATGGCAAGCCTAGAAACAATTCAGCAACTATGCACCCAAAGGACCACATATCAATAGCCGTAGTATAACTGGAAAAAGGGTTAAGGACCAAACAGAAAACTCATAATAATAGgatgaaagttgaaaaataaagacagaaATCGCAATTAAGAGTTCTAATGCACCAAATACAAAATGTACCTCTCTTGGGTcattattttaaacaaaagaattattcataaaaaataaataaaaggacaaaaacaaattaacaaaagaaTCATTCAACAATTACTTTCAAAGAACAAATCTTCTAGTGGATTCTTGACAGATATTCTAAGTTGAAAGATCCCATATACGTATAATACACATTTCAGTTGACAGTGAACCTAACGACCAATTATATAAGTGGCTCCAAAAGATCAACTTTTGCCAATCATTGAGCCTGCATATATAGTATAAGTAGGAAGTTCTAAAGAATAACTGGTCATTGGAGGCCTTCCCTGATGCCCCGACTGAACCCTCCCTTAATCATAGACTCTGAGAGTTTAGCTTAGACCTAGCTGATCAGTTTGATTCCAACAGAGTTGCAGCCAAGGAAGAGAGTAAACAGGGAAGTAAAGCTGAAAGAAACTGAAATCAAACCCAAAGAGACAAAACTAGTGTAACAAGTAGAGCAAAAACTTCACTGAAAGGATACTGATACCCAAGAAGAACTTCAGGAGATCTGTAGTAACGACTCTGCAGAGTAGTTGCAAAAAAATGCAATTATGAGATCATCCTCAGCATGATAAGAATGAGAAAAAAGCCTGCGAGTGAGCATAACTTCCGACCTGAATGTAGGAATAAACAGTACGATCTTCCATGCATGCTGATCCAAAGTCGATAATTTTAACTTCTGCTGGCTTCACACTGTTGTTTTCAGgacataaaaatcaattttaacataaaagaaatagaatacATGGTTTGAAGTTCTAAGCCATAATCAAATGTCACTCACCTTGTGCACAAAAGAATGTTTTCTGGCTTCAGATCACAGTGAATAATCCCAGCATCTTTTAACAGAGCCAGTCCACATAAAatctattttgaaaaaaaagaaaaaaaaaagaaagaaaaaaaaaagaaagaaagaaagaaagaaaagaagaagaagaagaagaaaaagaaagaaagaaagaaagaacggAGCAAGATGTAACATCAGTGAAGAAACATTCAAAATAAACCCAAAGAAGATACATTACAGGACTAGATCTCCCAAGCAAGATTGCTATACCTGTTTAGAGAACATTTGGACAATGCTCAAGGATAATCCCCTAAAgtggtttatttttataagcTCATACCTGAAAAGATTTAGAACGTCAAAACTATGATCCATGCAAATTAAAACAACAATTGTATCTGCTATGTTCAACAGATGATACAATAAGGTAGTCGTCATAACTTACAGATTTGTGTCAAGAAGTTCAAAGCAGATGCACAAATGACGTTGATATACAAAGTAATCATAAATACGAACAATATGATGCTTATCCTCAGGATCATACTTCTTATTTAACTGCAAAATGAAAACATTGAAGCAGAAATTTCACAACTAATTTTCTTTCAGTAATTAATACAGAAGTTTCACTACTGATATTACTACACATGGGAAACATATAACTAAAGGAGAACTTGATTACCATTGTCAGAATAGATACTTCAACCAGTGCCTGTTGGTAGTAAGCAGGgtgatttttgataattttcacAGCAACAAAGCTCTTAGTCTCTGCAACCCAGCATTTAGCAACCTGCCCAAATGTCCCATGGCCAAGAACATCTTTGACAATGTACCTGCAAATAATCAAAGGAATCCAATTGAGTTAATTCAGGACAGAAAAACCAAACAGATAACAGGCTACAATTTGAGTTTTGAAATACAAGTCAACTTATTTTCTATTTACAAACCCCATGCATCCATAACTAAGGTACAGATGCTAGTAGAGGACTGCCagcacacatacacatacaaaCATGAGGAATTTACATATCTACTAAAAGGAAAGTATTAAGATGCTAGAACAAATTCATAT contains the following coding sequences:
- the LOC133856027 gene encoding dual specificity protein kinase YAK1 homolog, with translation MDEVCPSNEPKVSAGGGSGAEDLSSSSAAPAGAGFDWRPRLLVFGPYETVNNSQALRVVVRKPSVARLTRDIVETYQICNPQFKYSEELNPKRYLTSPSTGVQNDGFDNANSDLILTVNFVLINSETQQRYIVKDVLGHGTFGQVAKCWVAETKSFVAVKIIKNHPAYYQQALVEVSILTMLNKKYDPEDKHHIVRIYDYFVYQRHLCICFELLDTNLYELIKINHFRGLSLSIVQMFSKQILCGLALLKDAGIIHCDLKPENILLCTSVKPAEVKIIDFGSACMEDRTVYSYIQSRYYRSPEVLLGYHYTTAIDMWSFGCIVAELFLGLPLFPGASEFDLLSRMIQILGGQPPDYVLKEAKNTSKFFKCIGSVHNIEHGEVSTNGRSPYQALTEEEYEAREMKKPVIGKEYFKHMDLEAIVRSYPCRKNLHQEDIIKESQLRLALIDFLRGLVEFDPAKRWSPFQASKHPFVTGEPFTCPYKPPPETPRVPVAQNLKVDHNPGGGHWFAAGLSPNIPGRNRVAPHNSPHFQMVPYPHGNSYGSVGSYGSYNDSTGLGSSYGSYGDGSNMFAYYSPVGPSGMSMHPQGNVSMLGSSPDARRRVMQYPHGNGLGISPSAGNFAPLPLGTSPSQHTPPSSYSQVSAGSPGHYGPTSPARGSHGSPLGKMAAVSQMNRRKGWYPGNSQSQESPSSSHWQGQFSDASSSTQAEGNSQMLGASPKHLQSNSNTASWKQHRGGSGISAGYSAIQSMPGSYTLRPNVQYAPTAGAANDKPEAGLSLPDPGDWDPNYSDELLLQEDGLDVSIMTTEFSKNMHLGSAQPLVGVGRLNHAASTSSYPSIQRQNGRVQAFSHVEVGSPPSAHDPHPGYVRPISKPAHFMPHISQNSPSRLGHQAVQRFNYGRPTNVRVGEWNHTKVQAPASSFSSGGPLSPGSSSLGNGMPWGRRANHPVASIPPTSRERKDYGRIG